A DNA window from Polynucleobacter sp. AP-Titi-500A-B4 contains the following coding sequences:
- the panC gene encoding pantoate--beta-alanine ligase: protein MKIISDIQELRDHLRGQNRASFVPTMGNLHEGHLSLMRLARQHGDPVVASIFVNRLQFGPNEDFDSYPRTMQADIEKLEKEGVYILFAPTERDLYPQPQEYRVDPPQQLGDILEGEFRPGFFKGVCTAVLKLFSCVQPKVAVFGKKDYQQLMIIRQMAKQFALPVDIVPGETIRADDGLALSSRNGYLSTDERAEAPQLQKTLKEVRDQVLQLKERNMQSLSDIEKKAVASLAGRGWQPDYIAIRQQSDLAPASNESLQANEPLVILTAAKLGKTRLIDNLEI from the coding sequence ATGAAAATCATTAGCGACATTCAAGAGTTGCGCGACCACTTGCGCGGACAGAATCGTGCTTCATTTGTTCCAACGATGGGTAACCTCCATGAAGGTCACTTATCACTGATGCGCTTGGCAAGGCAGCATGGCGATCCTGTGGTTGCCAGTATCTTTGTGAACCGCTTACAGTTTGGCCCTAATGAAGATTTCGATAGCTACCCCCGCACGATGCAGGCAGATATCGAGAAGCTAGAAAAAGAAGGTGTCTACATCCTCTTTGCGCCGACTGAGCGCGATCTTTATCCACAACCCCAGGAATATCGCGTTGATCCACCTCAGCAGCTAGGTGACATCCTCGAAGGTGAGTTCCGTCCCGGCTTCTTTAAGGGTGTTTGCACCGCTGTATTAAAACTGTTTTCTTGCGTGCAACCAAAAGTTGCCGTGTTTGGAAAAAAAGATTACCAGCAACTGATGATCATTCGTCAGATGGCTAAGCAATTTGCGCTACCAGTCGACATTGTTCCTGGTGAAACGATTCGTGCGGATGATGGCCTTGCTCTCTCCTCACGCAATGGCTACCTCTCAACAGATGAGCGTGCCGAAGCTCCGCAATTACAAAAGACACTTAAAGAGGTTCGTGATCAAGTCCTGCAATTAAAAGAACGCAACATGCAATCACTATCTGATATTGAAAAGAAAGCAGTTGCTAGCCTTGCAGGTCGTGGCTGGCAACCTGATTACATCGCAATTCGTCAGCAAAGCGACTTGGCGCCAGCATCCAATGAAAGCTTACAAGCGAATGAGCCACTCGTGATTCTCACGGCAGCCAAACTTGGCAAAACGCGTTTGATTGATAACCTAGAGATTTAA
- the dcd gene encoding dCTP deaminase, giving the protein MTIKSDHWIRRMGEQGMISPFEPGQIRQDAAGNKIVSYGTSSYGYDIRCADEFKIFTNINSTIVDPKNFDEQSFVDFKGDVCIIPPNSFALARTVEYFKIPRSVLTVCVGKSTYARCGIIVNVTPFEPEWEGYVTLEFSNTTPLPAKIYAGEGCAQVLFFESDEVCGTSYKDRGGKYQGQRGVTLPKT; this is encoded by the coding sequence ATGACTATTAAATCTGACCACTGGATCCGCCGCATGGGCGAGCAAGGCATGATCAGCCCATTTGAACCTGGGCAAATCCGCCAAGACGCCGCAGGCAACAAAATCGTAAGTTATGGCACATCAAGTTATGGCTATGACATTCGTTGCGCAGACGAATTTAAGATCTTCACCAACATCAACAGCACGATTGTTGACCCTAAGAATTTCGATGAGCAATCATTTGTCGACTTTAAGGGTGATGTCTGCATCATTCCACCAAATTCATTTGCATTGGCAAGAACGGTGGAGTATTTCAAGATTCCTCGCAGCGTATTAACCGTTTGCGTTGGTAAGAGTACCTATGCCCGTTGCGGCATTATTGTGAACGTCACTCCATTCGAGCCAGAGTGGGAAGGATATGTCACTCTAGAGTTTTCAAACACCACACCATTGCCAGCAAAAATTTATGCGGGTGAAGGTTGTGCACAAGTACTCTTCTTCGAGAGCGATGAAGTGTGTGGTACATCTTATAAAGATCGCGGTGGTAAGTATCAAGGTCAGCGGGGCGTGACCCTGCCTAAGACCTAA
- a CDS encoding DUF3460 family protein → MARYQSEFTQFLNELKSEKPHLEADQQAGRALLWDKEPLTVEDQRRAKAAKLKQRAYVYSND, encoded by the coding sequence ATGGCAAGATATCAATCTGAATTCACCCAGTTCTTGAATGAACTCAAATCCGAGAAACCACACCTCGAGGCTGACCAACAAGCCGGTCGCGCCCTCTTGTGGGACAAAGAGCCCCTTACCGTTGAAGATCAGCGTCGCGCTAAAGCCGCTAAATTAAAACAACGCGCTTACGTCTATTCGAATGACTAA
- a CDS encoding ion channel, with the protein MRKFPLSRRPARINLDEYRATLSRSEVARPENNFYHWLLGTGWTSFLLLVVFVYLSTNLLFAFAYLACGDGAITHAQPGSLLDVFFFSVQTMATIGYGRMTPIGHMANSIVTFEAFFGIVYSALTTGLAFARFTRPTAGIRFSKVAVVGSHDGIQTFKFRVANDRSSHIVEAQLRLWLIAESMTSEGERYRRSVELPLHRSESPVFSLTWTAMHSVDDESPLKDYLGKTAIEQQWHLLITFTGYHESLANQVYARHVYLPRDVQQNASFVDIVTVSPDGGRVIDLTNFDKWIPNTSDKLVGEFL; encoded by the coding sequence GTGCGTAAATTCCCATTAAGTCGCCGTCCTGCAAGGATTAACTTAGATGAGTATCGCGCTACACTCTCGCGCTCTGAAGTAGCGCGCCCTGAAAATAATTTCTATCATTGGCTGCTAGGTACCGGCTGGACAAGCTTTTTGCTGCTGGTGGTCTTTGTTTATTTATCTACCAATCTTCTGTTTGCTTTTGCTTACTTAGCTTGTGGTGATGGGGCTATTACCCATGCACAGCCCGGCTCCCTGCTTGATGTATTTTTCTTTAGCGTGCAAACCATGGCAACCATTGGTTATGGTCGTATGACTCCGATCGGACATATGGCGAACTCTATCGTGACCTTCGAAGCATTCTTTGGTATTGTGTATTCCGCATTAACAACGGGTTTAGCGTTTGCACGATTTACTCGTCCAACAGCTGGTATACGCTTTTCCAAGGTTGCGGTAGTTGGTAGTCATGACGGAATACAAACTTTTAAGTTTCGAGTGGCTAATGATCGCAGTTCGCATATTGTTGAAGCCCAATTAAGACTCTGGTTGATTGCTGAGAGCATGACCTCTGAGGGTGAGCGTTATCGCCGCTCAGTGGAGTTGCCACTGCATCGCTCAGAAAGCCCGGTGTTTTCATTGACCTGGACTGCCATGCATAGCGTGGATGACGAAAGCCCACTAAAGGACTATTTAGGCAAGACTGCCATTGAGCAACAGTGGCACCTCCTGATCACTTTTACTGGCTACCATGAGAGCTTAGCCAACCAGGTTTATGCCCGCCATGTTTACTTGCCAAGAGATGTGCAGCAAAATGCGAGTTTTGTCGATATAGTCACGGTTTCGCCAGATGGCGGTCGGGTCATTGATTTGACCAATTTTGATAAGTGGATTCCGAATACATCGGATAAGTTAGTAGGGGAGTTTTTATGA
- the frc gene encoding formyl-CoA transferase: MAKALEGVKILDFTHVQSGPTCTQLLAWFGADVIKVEKSGEGDATRGQLRDIPDADSLYFTMLNHNKRSITVNTKTQKGKEILERLIKECDVLVENFAPGALDRMGFSWERIQELNPMMIMASVKGFGPGPYEDCKVYENVAQCAGGSASTTGFDDGPPMVTGAQIGDSGTGLHLALGIVTALYQRTHSGRGQKVLAAMQDAVLNLCRVKLRDQQRLERVGLMQEYPQFPNGEFGDAVPRAGNASGGGQPGWIVKCKGWETDPNAYMYVIVQAPVWEAVCKVIGREDWITDVRFASPMARLPHLMEIFGEIEKWTMTMTKFEVMDVLNKYDIPCGPILSMKEIAEEPALRATGTVVEVDHPIRGKYLTVGNPIKMSDSPTEVTRSPLLGEHTDEILSELGYSTDELISLRHDKVI, from the coding sequence ATGGCAAAAGCACTAGAAGGGGTCAAAATCCTCGACTTTACGCACGTTCAATCGGGGCCAACCTGTACTCAGTTGCTGGCTTGGTTCGGTGCAGATGTGATCAAGGTAGAAAAATCAGGAGAAGGCGATGCTACTCGCGGTCAGCTACGCGATATTCCAGACGCGGATAGTTTGTATTTCACGATGTTGAACCACAACAAGCGCTCAATCACCGTAAATACCAAAACCCAAAAGGGTAAAGAAATTCTCGAGCGCCTCATTAAAGAGTGTGACGTATTGGTTGAGAATTTTGCACCGGGTGCATTGGATCGCATGGGCTTTTCTTGGGAACGTATTCAAGAATTGAATCCCATGATGATCATGGCATCGGTTAAGGGTTTTGGTCCTGGGCCATACGAAGATTGCAAAGTGTATGAGAACGTCGCGCAATGCGCAGGTGGTTCTGCATCCACAACTGGTTTTGATGATGGTCCTCCGATGGTGACGGGCGCGCAAATTGGTGACAGCGGCACTGGTTTGCATTTGGCATTGGGTATCGTGACCGCACTCTATCAACGCACTCACTCTGGTCGTGGTCAGAAGGTATTGGCAGCAATGCAAGATGCAGTATTGAACTTATGTCGTGTGAAGTTGCGCGATCAACAGCGTTTAGAGCGTGTTGGTTTGATGCAAGAGTACCCACAGTTTCCGAACGGTGAGTTCGGTGATGCTGTACCTCGCGCAGGTAATGCCTCTGGTGGTGGTCAGCCTGGTTGGATTGTGAAATGTAAAGGCTGGGAAACAGATCCTAATGCCTATATGTATGTAATTGTTCAAGCCCCAGTTTGGGAAGCGGTTTGTAAAGTGATTGGTCGTGAAGACTGGATTACGGATGTTCGCTTCGCATCTCCCATGGCACGCTTGCCACACTTGATGGAGATCTTTGGCGAGATCGAAAAATGGACTATGACTATGACCAAGTTTGAAGTGATGGACGTATTGAATAAATATGACATCCCATGTGGTCCAATTTTGTCCATGAAAGAAATTGCTGAAGAGCCTGCACTTCGTGCTACTGGCACGGTGGTTGAGGTTGATCACCCCATTCGTGGCAAGTACCTGACTGTTGGTAACCCAATCAAGATGTCTGATAGCCCAACCGAAGTGACTCGTTCGCCGTTGCTTGGTGAACATACCGATGAGATTCTCAGTGAGTTGGGTTATTCCACTGATGAATTGATTTCTCTCCGTCACGATAAGGTTATTTAA
- a CDS encoding ScpA family protein, with translation MTNSGAAPSAEQIPDLLDSTPSVTDGMSEAFAKLYGEPLFKLPTDLYIPPDALEVFLEAFEGPLDLLLYLIRKQNFNVLDIPMAQVTQQYLSYIDQIRHHNLELAAEYLLMAAMLIEIKSRMLLPMKKADSEEEVDDPRAELVRRLLEYERMKLAAQELDQIPQQGRDFQVAHGFVDTTVAITWPEVNLDDLQMAWRDVLHRAKLNQHHTITRESLSVRDFMTRILRRLQNTRFIEFGELFEDAIKSGNGIPVVIVNFIAMLELSREALIEITQAEPYAPIYVRLAYTPVA, from the coding sequence ATGACTAATTCAGGCGCTGCGCCAAGCGCAGAGCAAATTCCGGATTTACTAGATAGCACTCCATCAGTTACCGATGGGATGTCGGAAGCGTTCGCCAAGCTGTATGGTGAACCCCTCTTTAAACTTCCTACTGATCTTTATATTCCGCCTGATGCGCTAGAAGTTTTTCTAGAAGCATTTGAGGGTCCACTCGATCTCTTACTGTATTTAATTCGTAAGCAAAACTTTAACGTTCTCGATATTCCGATGGCACAGGTGACCCAACAGTACCTAAGCTATATCGACCAAATTCGTCATCACAATCTTGAACTTGCTGCTGAGTATTTATTAATGGCAGCCATGTTGATTGAAATTAAATCTCGCATGCTGCTACCGATGAAGAAAGCAGATAGCGAGGAAGAAGTAGATGATCCACGCGCAGAATTAGTCCGTCGCCTATTAGAGTACGAGCGTATGAAGTTGGCCGCTCAAGAACTAGATCAAATTCCACAACAAGGTCGTGACTTCCAGGTGGCACATGGCTTTGTAGATACGACCGTGGCCATTACTTGGCCTGAAGTCAATTTAGATGACTTACAAATGGCTTGGCGTGATGTTCTGCACCGCGCCAAACTTAATCAGCATCACACGATTACGCGTGAATCCCTCTCCGTCCGTGACTTTATGACCCGCATTCTGCGTCGCTTGCAAAATACCCGTTTCATTGAGTTTGGTGAATTGTTTGAAGATGCAATTAAGTCTGGTAATGGGATTCCGGTAGTGATTGTGAACTTTATTGCAATGCTAGAACTCTCTCGTGAAGCATTAATTGAAATTACTCAAGCTGAGCCATACGCGCCGATTTATGTGCGTCTCGCCTATACCCCTGTTGCATGA
- the metG gene encoding methionine--tRNA ligase: MSSPQRRLLVTSALPYANGQIHIGHLVEYVQTDIWVRFQRMRGHEVHYVGADDTHGTPIMLRAEKEGLTPKELIANVWKEHKRDFDHFLISFDNYYTTDSPENEKLAQSIYIKLRDAGLIEKRAIEQAYDPVKEMFLPDRFIKGECPKCGAKDQYGDNCEKCGATYSPTDLKNPFSVVSGATPIKKISDHYFFKLSDPRCETFLREWTQVKTPLQPEARNKMKEWVGEPGESKLGDWDISRDAPYFGFEIPDAPGKYFYVWLDAPIGYYASFLNYCQAKGLNFDEWVKPDTTTEQYHFIGKDILYFHTLFWPATLQFAGYRTPTNVFAHGFLTVDGEKMSKSRGTLISANSVIECGFNPEWFRYYFATKLNDSMEDLDLNLQDFVARVNSDLLGKYINIASRSAGFLVKRFGGIVSDEAMNNPLIKEITAASEKIATLYEGREYAKALRSIMELADKVNGFVDENKPWEIAKDPEREADLQRVCSVTLEAFRMLSLYLKPVIPQVAAGVEEFLSLDPQSWSDINTPLSSKNPIKAYKHLMTRVEAPQIEALLAANL, translated from the coding sequence ATGAGCAGCCCCCAGCGTCGCCTCCTTGTCACTTCCGCCCTACCGTATGCCAATGGTCAGATCCATATTGGGCATTTGGTGGAATACGTACAGACAGATATTTGGGTGCGCTTTCAACGGATGCGCGGTCATGAGGTTCATTACGTGGGTGCTGATGACACTCACGGCACCCCGATCATGTTGCGCGCTGAAAAGGAAGGGCTCACACCCAAAGAGCTCATCGCCAATGTTTGGAAAGAACATAAGCGTGACTTCGATCACTTCCTCATTTCATTTGACAACTACTACACCACCGATAGCCCAGAGAATGAAAAGTTAGCGCAAAGTATTTATATCAAGCTACGTGATGCAGGCTTGATTGAAAAACGCGCCATTGAGCAAGCTTATGATCCCGTAAAAGAAATGTTCTTGCCGGATCGCTTCATTAAAGGTGAGTGCCCTAAGTGTGGCGCTAAAGATCAATACGGTGATAACTGTGAGAAATGTGGAGCCACCTATTCACCAACGGATTTGAAGAATCCATTCTCAGTTGTAAGTGGTGCAACACCGATTAAAAAGATTTCTGATCACTACTTCTTTAAGTTATCAGATCCACGCTGCGAAACATTTTTGCGCGAGTGGACTCAAGTGAAGACGCCTCTGCAGCCAGAAGCTCGTAACAAAATGAAAGAATGGGTTGGTGAGCCTGGCGAGAGCAAACTGGGTGACTGGGACATCTCCCGCGACGCCCCCTATTTCGGCTTTGAAATCCCTGATGCTCCAGGCAAATACTTCTATGTCTGGCTTGATGCACCGATTGGCTACTACGCCAGCTTCCTCAATTACTGTCAGGCTAAAGGTCTCAATTTTGATGAGTGGGTTAAGCCAGATACCACCACCGAGCAATACCATTTTATTGGTAAAGATATTTTGTATTTCCATACTCTATTTTGGCCTGCGACTTTGCAATTTGCAGGCTATCGCACACCAACCAATGTTTTTGCACATGGCTTCTTAACCGTTGATGGTGAGAAGATGAGTAAATCACGTGGCACATTAATTTCCGCGAACAGTGTGATTGAGTGTGGCTTTAATCCTGAGTGGTTCCGCTATTATTTTGCAACAAAGTTAAATGACAGCATGGAAGATTTGGATTTAAATCTTCAAGACTTCGTGGCTCGCGTGAATAGTGATTTATTGGGTAAGTACATCAACATCGCAAGTCGCAGTGCAGGCTTCTTAGTCAAGCGTTTTGGTGGCATTGTTTCTGATGAAGCCATGAACAATCCTTTAATCAAAGAGATTACCGCTGCCAGTGAAAAAATTGCTACTCTATACGAAGGCCGCGAGTATGCAAAAGCATTACGCTCGATCATGGAGCTTGCCGACAAGGTCAATGGTTTCGTAGATGAAAACAAACCTTGGGAAATCGCTAAAGATCCAGAACGTGAGGCCGATTTACAGCGTGTTTGTAGCGTGACCTTAGAAGCCTTCCGGATGCTAAGTCTCTATCTCAAGCCCGTAATCCCACAGGTAGCAGCTGGTGTAGAAGAGTTCCTATCCTTGGATCCCCAGTCTTGGAGCGATATCAACACCCCGCTTTCCAGCAAGAATCCTATTAAGGCCTATAAGCACCTCATGACCCGAGTTGAAGCCCCTCAAATTGAGGCTTTGTTAGCTGCAAACTTGTAA
- the frc gene encoding formyl-CoA transferase, with product MTKPLDGIRIIDFTHVQAGPACTQLLAWYGADVIKVERPGSGDVTRSQLRDIPGADALYFTMLNGNKRSLTLDTKTQEGKEVLEKMIKTSDVMVENFGPGALDRMGFSWKRIQELNPKMIMASVKGFSDGHSYEDLKVYENVAQCAGGAASTTGFWDGPPTVSAAALGDSNTGMHLAIGILTALMQREKTGRGQKVSCSMQDAVLNLCRVKLRDQQRLDKVGYLEEYPQYPHGSFTDVVPRGGNAGGGGQPGWVLKCKGWETDPNAYIYFTIQGHAWEPITKALGKPEWATDPAYMTAEARQDKIFDIFATIEDWLKDKTKYEAVDILRKFDIPCAPVLSMKELAASPDLRKSGSIVEVDHKVRGKYLTIGSPIKFSDLEIEVKPSPVLGEHTDEVLSDLGYSTDDIAKLHAAKAV from the coding sequence ATGACTAAACCATTAGACGGTATTCGTATTATTGACTTCACCCACGTGCAAGCTGGTCCTGCATGTACACAGCTTTTGGCTTGGTATGGTGCTGACGTGATTAAAGTAGAACGTCCAGGTTCTGGCGACGTAACCCGCAGCCAATTGCGCGATATTCCAGGCGCAGATGCTTTGTACTTCACCATGCTCAACGGTAATAAGCGTTCTTTGACACTCGACACTAAGACCCAAGAAGGTAAGGAAGTGTTGGAGAAGATGATTAAGACCTCTGATGTGATGGTGGAGAACTTTGGTCCAGGCGCCTTGGATCGTATGGGCTTCTCTTGGAAGCGTATTCAAGAATTAAACCCGAAAATGATCATGGCTTCTGTTAAAGGTTTTAGCGATGGTCACTCATACGAAGACTTAAAAGTGTATGAGAACGTTGCTCAGTGTGCTGGTGGCGCTGCTTCAACTACTGGTTTCTGGGATGGTCCTCCTACTGTTTCTGCTGCTGCTTTGGGCGACTCTAATACTGGTATGCACTTGGCAATTGGTATTTTGACTGCCTTGATGCAACGTGAAAAAACTGGCCGTGGTCAAAAAGTATCTTGCTCAATGCAAGACGCTGTATTGAACTTGTGCCGTGTGAAGTTGCGCGATCAACAACGTTTGGACAAAGTTGGCTACCTGGAAGAGTACCCACAGTATCCACACGGTTCATTCACTGACGTAGTTCCACGTGGCGGTAACGCTGGTGGTGGCGGTCAGCCAGGTTGGGTGTTGAAGTGTAAGGGTTGGGAAACTGATCCAAACGCATACATCTACTTTACAATTCAAGGTCACGCTTGGGAACCAATCACGAAAGCTTTGGGCAAACCAGAGTGGGCAACGGATCCAGCCTATATGACTGCCGAAGCGCGTCAAGATAAGATTTTTGACATCTTCGCAACGATTGAAGATTGGCTCAAAGATAAGACTAAGTACGAAGCTGTGGACATCCTCCGCAAGTTCGATATTCCATGTGCTCCAGTTCTCTCCATGAAGGAATTGGCTGCATCACCAGACTTGCGTAAGAGCGGTTCGATTGTTGAAGTTGACCACAAAGTACGTGGCAAGTATTTGACTATCGGTAGCCCAATCAAGTTTTCTGATTTGGAAATCGAAGTGAAGCCATCTCCTGTATTAGGTGAGCACACTGATGAAGTGTTGTCTGACCTTGGTTACAGCACGGATGACATCGCTAAATTGCATGCAGCTAAAGCAGTTTAA
- a CDS encoding methionyl-tRNA formyltransferase — protein sequence MRVALIGSADFGKAALEAFLDRGDEIVAVFCPPDNPKSTKPEVLKEAALAKGLTPLQFASLKGPEAAQAMIDSQADICVMAYVLQFVPQELCKIPKHGTIQYHPSLLPKYRGPSAINWAIALGEDKTGLTIFRPSDGLDEGEVILQKEVAIGPDDTLGKIYFDHLFPIGVKALLEAADLVVAGKHQEIVQDESLANYEGWFDANAAQIHWATHISQIYNLIRACNPAPGAWTKFGEQKVQIYDCHKHVAATFGAVKGKPGEVTQITLDSFFIACHGGQIEVLKAKGAAGKVTGAELAKELNLQVGQFFAL from the coding sequence ATGCGGGTTGCGTTGATTGGGAGTGCCGATTTTGGTAAAGCTGCATTAGAAGCTTTTTTAGATCGTGGTGACGAGATCGTTGCGGTTTTTTGCCCTCCAGATAATCCCAAATCCACTAAACCAGAAGTGCTTAAAGAGGCAGCGTTAGCAAAGGGTTTAACACCTTTGCAGTTCGCCTCTCTCAAGGGGCCTGAGGCAGCTCAGGCCATGATTGATAGTCAGGCTGATATCTGTGTCATGGCATATGTACTACAGTTTGTGCCACAGGAGCTTTGCAAAATTCCGAAACACGGCACGATTCAATATCATCCATCGCTACTGCCAAAATATCGCGGCCCAAGTGCTATTAACTGGGCGATTGCTTTAGGTGAAGATAAAACAGGTTTAACGATCTTCCGTCCATCCGATGGCCTGGATGAAGGTGAAGTGATTTTGCAAAAAGAAGTGGCTATTGGGCCCGATGATACTTTAGGCAAGATCTATTTTGATCACCTATTCCCAATTGGTGTGAAAGCTTTGCTTGAGGCTGCCGATCTAGTAGTTGCTGGCAAGCATCAAGAGATCGTTCAAGATGAATCACTAGCTAACTATGAAGGTTGGTTTGATGCCAATGCGGCGCAGATTCATTGGGCCACACACATTAGTCAAATCTACAACCTCATTCGTGCTTGTAATCCTGCGCCCGGCGCATGGACCAAGTTTGGTGAGCAAAAAGTACAGATCTACGATTGCCATAAGCATGTTGCTGCTACCTTTGGCGCGGTCAAAGGTAAGCCTGGTGAAGTTACTCAGATCACCTTAGATTCTTTCTTCATCGCCTGCCACGGCGGACAGATCGAAGTTCTCAAAGCTAAAGGCGCTGCAGGAAAAGTCACTGGTGCCGAATTGGCTAAAGAATTGAATCTACAGGTAGGGCAGTTCTTTGCTCTGTAG
- a CDS encoding PAS domain S-box protein, with product MNTNIDLHQLVECVGDAIIVADAHEKIVLWNPAATRVFGYSEEEALGSTLDMIVPDRQKHQHNVGYGHSMETGTTRYGTSLLKVPAKHKDGSKLSIAFTVGMLFDDNHKANGVVAIIRDETARFAEERALKKRLADLENPQP from the coding sequence ATGAATACCAATATAGATCTGCATCAATTAGTGGAGTGTGTCGGTGATGCCATCATTGTTGCCGATGCTCATGAAAAGATTGTTTTATGGAATCCTGCTGCAACTCGAGTTTTTGGATACTCTGAAGAAGAAGCACTAGGCAGTACTCTGGATATGATTGTTCCCGACCGTCAGAAGCATCAGCATAATGTTGGCTATGGCCATTCCATGGAGACAGGCACAACCCGCTATGGAACATCACTACTCAAGGTTCCTGCAAAGCATAAGGACGGTAGCAAGCTTTCAATTGCCTTTACCGTAGGGATGCTGTTTGATGACAATCACAAGGCAAATGGAGTGGTAGCCATCATTCGGGATGAAACTGCTCGATTTGCTGAGGAGAGGGCTCTCAAGAAACGCCTTGCTGACCTTGAAAATCCCCAGCCCTAG
- a CDS encoding formate dehydrogenase accessory sulfurtransferase FdhD — protein MSVVAAKPNIQMSNASVPLVHEVEILDEAGRSKLAHIPGERPLTIYLDKREVVTLMTLGSAPEALVLGYLRNQRLVESPDDIESIQVDWETDSAAVKTRRSTVDIDALTSKRVVTTGCGQGTMFGGLMEEMSEIRLPDGPLLSQEAIISLVDAIRVHDSIYKKSGSVHACAVFERTADGGVALLHFIEDVGRHNAVDSISGLMWLANKSGKDLIFFTTGRLTSEMVIKGAQMGVPFLLTRSGVTLMGLELARKTNLTILSRCSGKHFEIYNAPERVVFTQKPQ, from the coding sequence ATGTCAGTAGTGGCAGCAAAACCGAATATCCAGATGTCTAACGCCTCCGTGCCCTTGGTGCACGAGGTAGAGATATTGGATGAGGCTGGCCGTAGCAAGCTAGCCCATATCCCCGGAGAGCGCCCTCTAACGATCTATCTAGATAAACGGGAGGTGGTGACCTTGATGACCTTGGGTAGCGCCCCTGAAGCCTTGGTTTTGGGGTACCTACGGAACCAGCGGCTGGTTGAATCCCCAGATGACATTGAAAGCATTCAAGTGGATTGGGAAACCGATTCTGCTGCCGTCAAGACGCGCCGTAGTACGGTCGATATCGATGCCCTTACCAGCAAGCGCGTTGTGACCACAGGTTGTGGACAGGGCACGATGTTTGGTGGCCTGATGGAAGAGATGTCGGAAATTCGTCTGCCCGATGGACCTCTCTTATCCCAAGAGGCAATTATTAGCTTGGTTGATGCTATCCGAGTCCATGACTCAATTTATAAGAAGTCTGGCTCAGTGCATGCCTGTGCCGTATTTGAGCGTACCGCAGATGGCGGGGTTGCACTCCTACACTTTATTGAAGATGTGGGTCGCCACAATGCGGTCGATTCAATATCTGGATTGATGTGGCTTGCAAATAAGTCTGGCAAAGATTTGATCTTCTTCACCACGGGCCGCCTCACCTCAGAAATGGTGATTAAAGGCGCTCAGATGGGCGTTCCTTTTTTACTCACACGCTCTGGTGTCACCCTCATGGGTCTAGAACTGGCTCGTAAAACCAATCTCACCATCCTGTCTCGCTGTTCAGGTAAACACTTCGAGATCTACAATGCCCCTGAGCGGGTGGTTTTTACCCAAAAACCCCAATAA